In a genomic window of Chrysemys picta bellii isolate R12L10 chromosome 1, ASM1138683v2, whole genome shotgun sequence:
- the LOC101935334 gene encoding olfactory receptor 2G3-like, producing MGNQTHIMEFIFLGFSNHPNLQILFFLVFLVIYIVTLLGNTLILTLTRADPTLHTPMYFFLSNLSFLDICYTSATVPVMLVNFFRRRKTISYAGCMAQLFFLITCAGTECVLLAVMAYDRYVAICKPLSYPSIMSNRLCVQLAGFSWLCGLVNSLVHTLLTSAIVICKSNQLSHFFCDVPLLLKLSCSETSINEAVLHLASALIGLSPCLFTMVSYGHIISTILKIRSAKGQFKAFSTCTSHLIVVIIFYSTSNFNYNRPSSGYSLDIDTLVSSLYCIVTPMLNPVIYSLRNKEVKGALKKMGRKYFAAVARPRGREGECQ from the coding sequence ATGGGAAATCAAACACACATAATGGAATTCATTTTCCTGGGCTTTTCAAACCATCCCAACCTTCAGATTTTATTCTTCCTGGTGTTCTTGGTCATCTACATAGTAACCCTCCTGGGGAACACGCTGATCTTAACCCTGACCAGGGCTGATCCAACCCTTCACACACCcatgtatttttttcttagtAATCTGTCCTTCTTAGATATCTGCTACACGTCCGCCACAGTGCCAGTCATGCTGGTCAACTTCTTCAGGCGCAGGAAAACCATCTCGTATGCCGGGTGCATGGCCCAActatttttcctcattacctGCGCCGGCACAGAGTGTGTCCTGTTGGCCGTCATGGCTTATGACCGATATGTGGCTATCTGCAAGCCCTTGAGCTACCCAAGCATTATGAGCAACAGGCTTTGTGTGCAGTTGGCGGGGTTTTCATGGCTGTGTGGCTTAGTGAATTCCTTGGTGCACACTCTCCTCACTTCAGCCATAGTCATATGCAAGTCCAATCAACTCAGCCACTTCTTTTGTGATGTCCCGTTGCTGCTGAAGCTCTCTTGCTCAGAGACCTCCATCAATGAAGCTGTACTTCATTTGGCTAGTGCCTTGATTGGACTGAGCCCTTGTCTGTTCACCATGGTCTCCTATGGCCACATCATCAGCACCATCCTGAAGATCCGTTCAGCCAAGGGCCAATTCAAAGctttctccacctgcacctcccatCTGATTGTGGTCATCATCTTCTACAGCACCTCCAACTTCAATTATAATCGGCCAAGCTCAGGCTACTCTCTGGACATAGACACCTTGGTTTCGTCATTATATTGCATTGTGACCCCCATGTTAAACCCGGTTATCTATAGTCTAAGGAATAAAGAGGTGAAGGGTGCATTGAAAAAAATGGGCAGAAAATATTTCGCTGCAGTGGCCAGGcccagaggaagggagggggaatgtcaATGA